GGACCCTACTTATCGGTCAAGTAGTGGATGATAATTTCACAAAGACCATTTCCAAAGATAACAGAATCCATTTAGCAATCTTTCAAGAAGGTAAGGTTAAAACCATCGGTTCGGATATGATCCGTTTGGTGATGAATGAAAATCCCAGTTTGTTAATGGAGGAACAACGGTTCCATTTTCAAGATAAACCTTATTATATGGTTAAAATTCCTTATGCCGGTAACTCCCAATCGGTAAAACAATTGGTATTTCATGTGATGATTGATGAAAATGAAGTGGAATCCAAAACATGGAGAATTTGGTCCTTTTTTGTGGTCGCATCACTCGTATTATGTGGTGTTATTTTTCTTATATCCTTTTTGTTTTCCAGGGATATGGTGGAAGCAATCAAACTTCTCACAACAGCAATGGTGGACTTGGACCAGTGGAAACCAGAAACTTTGCCAACGCATAGAAGTGATGAAATTGGTCAGATGGGAAGAGTTTTTGTGGGAATGAAGGAAGAATTAGCGGAACACCAAAATCATTTAGAAGAAATGGTAAACTTAAGAACCAGAGAACTAAATGAAACTTTGTCTGAGATGCAAAAACTTCAAGACAAACAAGATGGAGATTACTTCTTAACTTCACTTCTCATCAAACCTTTACGTGGTTCTTTTTCAAAATCAGAAACAGTGTCTGTTAAAATTTTTGAACGTCAGATGAAACAATTCAAATTTAGAAATAAACAATCGGAAATTGGCGGGGATCTTTCCGTTTCTGATTCTATTTATTTGATGGGTAAAAAATATACCGTCTTCTTAAATGCGGATGCCATGGGTAAATCCATCCAAGGGGCAGGTGGCGCCCTTGTTATGGGTACAGTATTAAAATCTATTATTACAAGAACACAAAAACTACGTTATATGCAAGATAGGCATCCTGAACGATGGCTGAAAGAATGTTTTCAGGAAGTGCATAACGTCTTTATTAGTTTCGACGGTCATATGTTACTTTCCGCCATACTAGGGTTAGTTGATGAGGAAACAGGAACTTTATATTACATTAATGCAGAACATCCTTGGATTGTATTGTATCGAGATGGGATTGCAAGTTTTCTTGAGAATGAACATTCTCTAAGAAAAATCGGTTTTACCGAGATGAGTGGGGACGAAGTGGTGATTCAGATTTATCCTTTGCGTCCAGGCGATGTATTGATTTTGGGGTCGGACGGACGTGATGATTTGTTTGTTGGTCAATCTGGTGGAAACCGAGTGATCAATGATGACGAAACTATTTTTCTTAGACATGTGACAGAAGGTGCTGGTGACTTAAATCAAATCTGTAAGGTCATGTTACAATTTGGGGATTTGACAGATGATTTGAGTTTGATGCGTATTGCTTTTTTAGAAGAAGTTGCTTACGCTGCCAAAGAATCAACGAAACCTAATGTTTACTATCAGATGTTGGGAGAAGGGATTCAATCTTATCGTGATGGAGAATGGAACAATGCTATCTTTGCTTTAGAACTAGCTTTGGATTCTGAACCTGATGATCTCTATTGTTTAAGAGAATTATCAAAATTGTATATGAAATCTAAGGATTATGAAAAGGCGATCGAACTAGCGAATCGTTACTTATTATTGAATCCAGGAGATACTGACTTTTTATTTTATATTGCCTATGCCCACAAACAAAGAAGAGATTTTGTTTTAGCAACAGATTTTGCAGAAAGACTTCGATTTAGAGATCCAAAAAATTTCAATAACCTATTGTTACTTGCAGAAATTCTAATGCACAGAAGGGACATTGAACGTTCCAAAGAAGTGCTCCTTGCTTTGCAAGAAATGGCACCCGAGAACCCAAAGGTTCAGAAGTTAAAAAACTTTTGGAAGAAAATGGTGACTACTTCAGTCAGTTAAGTTATTTGAAGGAATTGATTGCCTCTTCCGTACTTTCAAAGATTTGAATGACGGAAGAGATTTTTGAAATCCGAAAAATTTGTCTGATGGTTTTGGAGACGTTAACGATTCGTAAACCTCCACCTAACTCGGATAATTTATCATTTAAAGACATGATCAGTCCAAATCCAGACGAATCAATAAAACTGACCCCTTCCAAATCAAAAATAAATCGATGTTCTTCTTGAGACGCAGACTCTTTGATACGTTCTTTAAGAATGCCGGCATTTAACATGTCTAAGTTGCCGAATAATTTCAGAACAACAATACCGTTGAATTTAGATTCTGTATATTCCATTGAACCGCTTTGAGAATAGCCAATTTTGGGATTTGGTCAATAGATTAATTGACGAACTTATCCCATTTTTCTTCAACCGAAACGGACCTAAGAATCCTCCAAATCAGTTTGGAACCATTTTCCGAATTGGTCATAATGACCACACCATACCCTTTTTCTGTATTGAAAAGGGCAAGCGACTTATGTCCCTTTGTATGACCCCCATGGAAAAAATATTCTGTTTTGCCGGTGCGATTTAGGAAGAACCCATGGGCGACCAGCGCATGGACAGTAAGATTTGCGGCACTCATTTTGGGTGAAAGTAAATACTCTGCAGATTCTTTGGAAAGAAAGTTTGATTTCCCTTGTTTTGCTTTGGCCACTTCCGAAAATAAAATGCCAACTTCTTCTGGAGTTGTCCAAAGTCCTCCAGAGGATAGTTCCGGTGTGACAAATGCTTTTTGCGGAAGTATGTTTCCAAGTTCATCGTATCCATCACAACGGTCGTCATTGATAGAAAGATTTTGGCGGAATGTACTTCGTGTCATGTGTAAGGGTTGGAAAACAACTTCAGACATCAGGTTATGGAATGATTTTCCCGTTCGTTCGGTTAGGATTTCTTGTACGATGCTGTACCCTCCACCGGAATACCTAGACTTGGTTCCTGGTTTGTAATATAATTTTAAACCGTTTCCTTTGGTTGTGTTTGTATCTTTTAACTCACGCAGATGTTTTTTTCCTGAGTTTATGGGATCATCCCAATTTCCTTTTTCAGTAAGCCCACTTGTATGCGATAGAATTAAATCAAGATTGACAACGGATCTTCTTTTCCCTTTAGGGACGGACACTTTGTATTGTTTTAGTTTTCCTATCCAATTCGAATATAAATCTATTTGTCCTGATTCGACTAATCTAAGTGTTGCGGTTGCTGTCATAGTTTTAGAAAGTGATCCGGCCCGAAAAAGTGTATGTTGGGATTTTGTTCCATACATTTTTTTCCAACTTAATCC
The sequence above is drawn from the Leptospira sp. WS4.C2 genome and encodes:
- a CDS encoding STAS domain-containing protein gives rise to the protein MEYTESKFNGIVVLKLFGNLDMLNAGILKERIKESASQEEHRFIFDLEGVSFIDSSGFGLIMSLNDKLSELGGGLRIVNVSKTIRQIFRISKISSVIQIFESTEEAINSFK
- a CDS encoding SpoIIE family protein phosphatase, producing the protein MSIRYKFLLILSVSQILLVIALTTSFAYLLQSVKNIPQTQRAEDLSRNFQRELEFKEEKLRLLLEEITFNAQTRGILERGLTDRSVLSKELPYLQQILKRYGLSIFEIGDNQGKVLFRVHRPKDFGDDKKNQPIIRNALNGEATAALEDGHSGLGFRLAAPLFGRGTLLIGQVVDDNFTKTISKDNRIHLAIFQEGKVKTIGSDMIRLVMNENPSLLMEEQRFHFQDKPYYMVKIPYAGNSQSVKQLVFHVMIDENEVESKTWRIWSFFVVASLVLCGVIFLISFLFSRDMVEAIKLLTTAMVDLDQWKPETLPTHRSDEIGQMGRVFVGMKEELAEHQNHLEEMVNLRTRELNETLSEMQKLQDKQDGDYFLTSLLIKPLRGSFSKSETVSVKIFERQMKQFKFRNKQSEIGGDLSVSDSIYLMGKKYTVFLNADAMGKSIQGAGGALVMGTVLKSIITRTQKLRYMQDRHPERWLKECFQEVHNVFISFDGHMLLSAILGLVDEETGTLYYINAEHPWIVLYRDGIASFLENEHSLRKIGFTEMSGDEVVIQIYPLRPGDVLILGSDGRDDLFVGQSGGNRVINDDETIFLRHVTEGAGDLNQICKVMLQFGDLTDDLSLMRIAFLEEVAYAAKESTKPNVYYQMLGEGIQSYRDGEWNNAIFALELALDSEPDDLYCLRELSKLYMKSKDYEKAIELANRYLLLNPGDTDFLFYIAYAHKQRRDFVLATDFAERLRFRDPKNFNNLLLLAEILMHRRDIERSKEVLLALQEMAPENPKVQKLKNFWKKMVTTSVS